A single genomic interval of Spirosoma taeanense harbors:
- the tkt gene encoding transketolase: MTQQTSSLDELSINTIRLLSVDAVQKANSGHPGLPLGAAPMAYVLWSRFLRFNPQDPHWPNRDRFVLSAGHGSALLYSMLHLYGYDLSLEDLKQFRQTHSKTPGHPESNLTAGVEVTTGPLGQGFANGVGMAMAEAFLAANYNREGHTIMDHYTYSIVSDGDLMEGIASEAASLAGHLKLGKLIYLYDDNLISLDGPTNLAFTEDRMARFDAYGWHTQHVADGNDLDAIEAAIRAAQDEKERPSIIAVRTIIGYGSPLEGTSKVHGSPLGEENVRKVKEFFGFDPNQSFVVPNEVRDYLRQPGQRGADLQAVWQKRFDAYKSQFAAEAKQFELSFAGKLPDGWDADLPRFTPADKDMATRQASGKALEALKKKVPFLFGGSADLASSNEMPTKGDVSFQPGQYENSNIWFGVREHAMGAALNGMSQHGGVHPYGGTFLNFSDYMRGAIRLTALSESKATFVFTHDSIGLGEDGPTHQPVEQVVSLRTIPNIVVIRPADANETVEAWRVAMTQPKTPVVLILSRQKLPVLDQTKYGSARGVERGAYILSEAEGTPQLILIGTGSEVSLVLNAQEELKKQGIQARVVSMPSWELFEKQDQAYHHEVLPPTIRKRLAVEAGSPIGWYKYVTDEGTTVSMNRFGLSGPADEVMAYFGFTVENVVSTAKAVLEGRPEGIEKKEVLS, translated from the coding sequence ATGACTCAGCAGACTTCCTCGCTCGACGAACTTAGTATTAATACCATCCGGCTTTTATCCGTTGATGCCGTGCAGAAAGCCAATTCGGGGCATCCAGGTCTACCCCTGGGCGCGGCCCCGATGGCATATGTGCTCTGGTCGCGCTTTTTGCGGTTCAACCCACAGGACCCGCACTGGCCCAACCGCGATCGGTTTGTGTTATCGGCCGGGCATGGTTCGGCCCTGCTGTATAGCATGCTGCACCTGTACGGATACGATCTTTCACTGGAGGATCTGAAACAGTTCCGGCAGACTCATTCCAAAACACCCGGCCACCCCGAGTCGAACCTGACGGCGGGCGTTGAAGTAACGACCGGCCCGCTGGGGCAGGGATTTGCCAACGGCGTCGGTATGGCCATGGCCGAAGCGTTTCTGGCGGCTAATTATAACCGCGAGGGCCACACCATCATGGACCACTACACCTATTCTATCGTGAGCGATGGCGACCTGATGGAGGGGATTGCCTCCGAAGCGGCTTCACTGGCGGGACACCTTAAGCTGGGAAAGCTCATTTATCTCTACGACGATAACCTGATCTCGCTCGACGGCCCTACCAATCTGGCCTTTACCGAAGACCGGATGGCCCGCTTCGACGCCTATGGCTGGCATACGCAGCACGTAGCCGACGGAAATGATCTGGATGCTATCGAAGCCGCTATCCGGGCGGCACAGGATGAGAAAGAACGTCCGTCGATCATTGCCGTCAGAACCATTATCGGCTACGGGAGTCCCCTGGAAGGCACTAGTAAAGTTCACGGGAGTCCGCTGGGGGAGGAGAACGTACGGAAGGTAAAGGAGTTTTTCGGGTTCGATCCCAATCAGTCGTTTGTCGTGCCCAACGAAGTGCGGGACTACCTGCGTCAGCCGGGGCAGCGGGGCGCCGACCTGCAGGCCGTCTGGCAAAAGCGGTTTGACGCCTATAAAAGCCAATTTGCGGCCGAGGCTAAGCAGTTTGAACTGTCTTTTGCCGGTAAACTGCCCGATGGCTGGGATGCCGATCTGCCCCGGTTTACGCCCGCCGACAAAGACATGGCGACCCGGCAGGCATCGGGTAAGGCGCTGGAAGCCTTGAAAAAGAAAGTTCCGTTTCTGTTTGGTGGCTCTGCCGATCTGGCTTCGTCCAACGAAATGCCCACCAAAGGCGACGTAAGTTTCCAGCCCGGTCAGTACGAAAATTCCAATATCTGGTTCGGCGTTCGCGAACACGCCATGGGCGCGGCTCTGAATGGGATGTCGCAGCATGGTGGTGTGCATCCCTACGGCGGCACTTTCCTGAACTTCTCCGATTATATGCGGGGCGCTATCCGCCTGACGGCCCTGTCCGAATCAAAAGCTACGTTTGTATTTACCCACGACAGCATCGGGCTGGGTGAGGACGGTCCAACGCACCAGCCGGTGGAGCAGGTGGTCTCGCTCCGAACAATCCCGAATATCGTGGTGATCCGGCCCGCCGACGCCAACGAAACGGTGGAAGCCTGGCGCGTGGCCATGACCCAGCCTAAAACGCCCGTCGTGCTGATTCTAAGCCGCCAGAAACTGCCCGTGCTGGACCAGACGAAATACGGTTCGGCGCGTGGGGTCGAGCGGGGGGCTTACATCCTCAGCGAAGCCGAAGGAACTCCGCAACTTATTCTGATCGGTACTGGCTCGGAGGTGTCGCTGGTGCTCAATGCGCAGGAAGAACTCAAAAAGCAGGGGATTCAGGCGCGGGTGGTCAGTATGCCGTCCTGGGAGCTGTTTGAGAAACAGGACCAGGCGTATCACCACGAAGTGCTGCCGCCCACCATTCGTAAGCGGCTGGCCGTTGAAGCTGGCTCTCCTATTGGCTGGTATAAGTACGTCACCGACGAAGGGACTACGGTGAGCATGAACCGCTTTGGCCTGTCGGGGCCAGCCGATGAGGTGATGGCTTATTTCGGCTTTACGGTCGAGAATGTCGTTTCCACCGCCAAAGCGGTGCTGGAAGGCAGACCCGAAGGAATCGAGAAAAAAGAGGTGCTGTCGTAA
- a CDS encoding DUF4136 domain-containing protein — protein MKTRFFIAAALLLSVSLTQAQNVTVDADKKLNTDFSKYKTYTWASQVDNQLDPGLYFLNDLALKKRIRDAVAFALDGRGYKFTRQSPDLLVNFRVFDKAATVKGYTGYGSTYFGSNEVRDPEDVTTFDIKPGSIVVNLVDVKTGQVVWRGLATGLTNTNGFDRDENKIKQAVNLIFEQYSFRADKL, from the coding sequence ATGAAAACGCGATTTTTTATTGCCGCAGCCCTGCTGCTGTCGGTCAGCCTGACGCAGGCGCAGAACGTTACAGTCGATGCCGATAAAAAACTCAACACCGATTTCAGTAAGTATAAAACCTATACCTGGGCTTCGCAGGTAGACAACCAGCTCGATCCCGGTCTATATTTTCTGAATGATTTAGCGCTCAAAAAACGAATTCGGGATGCCGTAGCATTCGCTCTGGACGGGCGGGGCTATAAGTTCACCCGACAGTCGCCCGATCTGCTGGTTAACTTCCGGGTCTTCGATAAGGCCGCCACGGTTAAAGGCTATACCGGCTACGGTAGCACGTACTTCGGTTCCAATGAAGTGCGCGATCCGGAAGACGTAACGACCTTCGATATCAAACCCGGCTCAATTGTTGTCAATCTGGTGGACGTAAAGACCGGCCAGGTCGTATGGCGCGGATTGGCAACGGGCCTAACCAATACCAACGGATTTGACCGCGACGAAAACAAAATCAAACAGGCCGTTAACCTGATTTTCGAACAGTATTCGTTCCGGGCGGATAAACTTTAA
- a CDS encoding AI-2E family transporter codes for MEQTTSFARRAATAAFISLLIATLFLLIGYAASFFFLVFGGITFAVVISGLSHFVSQKTSLSYGLSVGLVVLLLVALIGGTIWALAPTVSQQVDQLAQSLPQSVSRLKTTLGQSEWGQRVLDGIPEQPGQLLSSGGPGKGVLSQVTGMVSSTLGGLVNILIVLITGIYLASNPGAYRKGFTRLFNPSYRDRLLGVMDQCYDTLKNWFISRSITMVVVGVVTGIGLALLGVPFAIVLGILAGVLNFIPNLGPYIALAPALLVAFPQGLNQVLYVFILYMGVQSLEGYVLTPLLDKRFVSMPPALLLFGQVLLGILVGLVGVLFASPLIAVLLVIVDELYVKDRLEKQKGGNSSSS; via the coding sequence ATGGAACAAACGACTTCTTTTGCCCGGCGGGCTGCTACGGCGGCTTTTATTAGTTTGCTGATAGCAACCCTGTTTCTGCTGATCGGCTACGCAGCCAGTTTTTTCTTTCTGGTATTCGGTGGTATTACCTTCGCGGTAGTCATCAGTGGATTAAGTCATTTTGTCAGCCAGAAAACGTCCCTGTCCTATGGTCTCTCGGTCGGGCTGGTCGTCCTGTTACTCGTAGCACTCATTGGCGGTACGATCTGGGCACTGGCACCAACCGTCAGCCAGCAGGTCGACCAGCTTGCCCAGTCGCTGCCGCAATCGGTCAGCCGGCTCAAAACAACCCTTGGCCAGTCTGAATGGGGGCAGCGGGTGCTGGACGGTATCCCGGAGCAGCCGGGTCAGTTACTATCGTCGGGCGGGCCGGGCAAAGGTGTGCTGTCGCAGGTTACGGGCATGGTGTCGAGTACGCTTGGCGGACTGGTCAATATACTGATTGTGCTCATCACCGGCATCTATCTGGCTTCGAATCCCGGCGCTTATCGCAAGGGCTTCACGCGCCTGTTTAATCCATCCTACCGCGACCGGCTGCTGGGCGTAATGGACCAGTGTTACGATACGCTTAAAAACTGGTTTATCAGCCGCTCTATCACCATGGTCGTTGTCGGTGTCGTGACCGGAATCGGCCTGGCCCTGCTGGGCGTTCCCTTTGCTATTGTGCTGGGGATTCTTGCCGGAGTTCTGAACTTTATTCCTAATCTCGGCCCTTATATCGCCCTCGCTCCAGCTCTGCTGGTGGCGTTTCCACAGGGGCTCAACCAGGTTCTTTACGTCTTTATTCTTTATATGGGTGTGCAGTCGCTGGAAGGCTACGTGCTGACGCCCCTGCTCGACAAGCGGTTCGTGTCGATGCCGCCCGCGCTGCTTTTGTTTGGTCAGGTACTGCTGGGGATTCTGGTGGGGCTAGTTGGTGTGCTGTTTGCATCGCCGTTGATTGCCGTATTACTTGTCATTGTCGATGAGTTGTACGTAAAGGATCGGCTCGAAAAGCAAAAGGGTGGTAATAGCTCATCCAGTTAG
- a CDS encoding DUF421 domain-containing protein — protein sequence MIDILSTIHDWLFKGWESIWRVLFVGVLAYLGLLIFLRISGKRTLSKMNAFDLVVTVALGSTLSTIIVSRQTGVADGLMAMAVLIALQYGVAWLSVRWTWFRHRVKSEPTLLFHQGEYLRMSMRRERVTEDEVLSAIRSSGGARPETVTAVVLETDGSFTVIQSNDSARATSLQNVQRLTADGSRQAC from the coding sequence ATGATCGATATCCTCAGTACTATACACGATTGGCTTTTCAAAGGGTGGGAGAGTATCTGGCGGGTACTGTTCGTGGGCGTGCTGGCCTATCTTGGACTGCTTATTTTTCTGCGAATTTCCGGCAAGCGCACGCTCTCGAAAATGAACGCTTTCGACCTGGTAGTGACTGTCGCTCTGGGCTCAACACTTTCAACGATTATTGTATCCCGGCAAACCGGTGTCGCCGATGGGTTGATGGCGATGGCCGTACTCATCGCGCTTCAGTATGGCGTAGCCTGGTTATCCGTGCGGTGGACCTGGTTCCGCCATCGGGTAAAAAGCGAGCCGACGCTACTGTTTCACCAGGGGGAATATCTCCGGATGTCGATGCGCCGGGAGCGCGTTACGGAAGATGAGGTGCTGTCGGCCATACGCAGTTCGGGGGGTGCCCGACCAGAAACAGTAACGGCTGTTGTTCTGGAAACGGATGGTTCATTTACCGTGATTCAGAGCAATGACTCAGCCAGGGCAACCAGCCTGCAGAACGTTCAGCGGTTAACAGCCGACGGGAGCCGTCAGGCCTGCTAA
- a CDS encoding mechanosensitive ion channel family protein: MKFLLTYLQPPRVNEPPFTFNDGVILFWRTVKDFAKGFAERLPYLIVGVGVFVLFWLLGKLLKSVINRVAVRSHAIDDMLANLVSRIVSTLVTIFGFLAACVVIFPSFKPGDIIAGLGITSVAIGFAFKDILQNFFAGLLILWRRPFKVGDQIRVKDYEGTVEDINMRSTRLKTYDGERAILPNGDVYTSSILVRTAYEKRRMKFVVGIGYPDSIEEARQVIHRVLDGIDGVLRDPAPWVYVSELAGSSVNLTVYFWTESHQANVLKVSDQVVTGVKLALDKAGIDMPYPHTVVLLEKQPDGPAILSRPAALNQTPVNNSNGQPS, translated from the coding sequence ATGAAGTTTCTGCTAACCTATCTACAGCCCCCACGGGTGAACGAGCCGCCCTTTACGTTCAACGACGGCGTGATTCTGTTCTGGCGCACAGTCAAGGATTTTGCCAAAGGCTTTGCCGAACGACTACCTTATCTTATTGTAGGTGTGGGGGTCTTCGTGCTGTTCTGGCTGCTGGGTAAACTTCTCAAGAGCGTCATCAACCGGGTGGCCGTTCGGAGCCACGCGATCGATGATATGCTGGCCAATCTGGTCAGCCGCATTGTTAGCACACTCGTCACGATTTTCGGCTTTCTGGCAGCCTGCGTAGTTATTTTCCCGTCGTTTAAGCCCGGCGATATCATTGCCGGTCTAGGGATTACGTCGGTTGCCATTGGCTTCGCCTTCAAGGATATTCTGCAGAATTTCTTTGCCGGATTGCTGATTCTGTGGCGTCGGCCATTCAAGGTGGGTGATCAGATTCGGGTGAAAGATTACGAAGGTACCGTCGAGGACATTAACATGCGCTCGACCCGCCTGAAAACCTACGACGGCGAACGGGCTATTCTGCCCAATGGAGACGTTTACACGAGCTCGATCCTGGTTCGGACAGCTTACGAAAAACGCCGGATGAAGTTTGTCGTGGGCATTGGCTACCCAGATTCCATTGAAGAAGCCCGGCAGGTAATTCACCGCGTACTGGATGGCATTGACGGGGTACTGCGCGACCCCGCTCCCTGGGTTTACGTATCGGAACTGGCCGGGTCGTCGGTTAACCTGACGGTTTATTTCTGGACCGAGTCGCACCAGGCTAACGTACTGAAAGTAAGCGATCAGGTTGTAACGGGTGTTAAACTGGCGCTCGACAAAGCCGGTATCGACATGCCGTATCCACATACGGTTGTGCTGCTGGAGAAGCAGCCCGATGGACCCGCCATCCTGTCGAGGCCCGCAGCGCTTAATCAAACACCAGTAAATAATTCGAACGGACAACCATCATGA
- a CDS encoding DUF2254 domain-containing protein yields the protein MNIRLRQYWQQLLESLWFVPGLMVLGAFGLAYGLIEFDLRTSFNGAKRFPLLFGAGAEGSRSMLTAIASSMLTVAALAFSLTLSTITQVSSQYSPRVLRNFMGDRNNQVVIGYFVGVFAYCLLVLGTIRGTDEQKFVPSTAVLAGLLLALGGVAALIFFIHHIAESLQTGTIAEHISRETIKAIDDLFPEELGESADEPVEQEAIWQKKTGQAGWQPVLSTQSGYVQSIDSDGLLQWAVEHQALLRVEQQVGAFVGEKAILFSVRPDKERAEFSEKDKFNALKKRIVIGRHRSIDQDVAFGIQQLVDIALKALSPGINDTTTAIMAVDYLSAILERLAKRTFPDPLRTDDGQQRILVRAADFEAYSRLAFDLIRINAKGNHAVILRLLRALALVSNHTRSDNRKPTIRKQVYLLMDYADQTLATDYEKQLVRNLYNELKETWL from the coding sequence ATGAACATCCGGCTCCGCCAATACTGGCAGCAACTTTTAGAATCGCTCTGGTTTGTGCCTGGACTCATGGTGCTGGGGGCATTCGGGCTGGCCTATGGACTGATTGAGTTCGATCTGCGTACTTCGTTCAACGGGGCCAAGCGATTTCCGCTGCTGTTCGGCGCGGGGGCAGAGGGTTCCCGGAGTATGCTTACGGCCATTGCCAGCTCGATGCTGACGGTAGCGGCTCTGGCTTTTTCGCTGACGCTTTCGACAATTACGCAGGTGAGCAGCCAGTATTCGCCCCGGGTGTTGCGGAACTTCATGGGCGACCGGAACAACCAGGTTGTCATAGGCTATTTCGTGGGCGTATTTGCCTACTGCCTGCTTGTGCTGGGCACCATTCGGGGTACCGATGAGCAGAAGTTTGTGCCGTCAACGGCCGTACTCGCCGGGCTGCTGCTGGCGCTGGGCGGGGTTGCTGCGCTGATTTTTTTTATTCACCACATCGCCGAGTCGCTGCAAACGGGTACCATTGCCGAACACATTAGCCGAGAGACAATCAAGGCGATTGACGATCTGTTTCCCGAAGAACTGGGCGAGTCGGCCGATGAACCCGTAGAGCAAGAAGCTATCTGGCAGAAAAAGACTGGTCAGGCTGGCTGGCAGCCAGTTTTGTCGACGCAGTCGGGCTATGTACAAAGTATTGATTCAGACGGGTTACTGCAATGGGCCGTTGAGCATCAGGCACTGCTGCGGGTAGAACAACAGGTTGGCGCCTTTGTGGGTGAAAAGGCTATTCTGTTCAGTGTCCGTCCGGATAAGGAACGCGCGGAGTTTTCGGAGAAAGACAAGTTCAACGCCCTGAAAAAACGAATTGTCATTGGCCGGCATCGCAGCATTGATCAGGACGTAGCGTTTGGAATTCAGCAGCTGGTCGATATTGCTCTGAAAGCGCTATCGCCCGGAATTAACGATACAACGACAGCCATCATGGCGGTTGATTACTTAAGCGCCATTCTGGAGCGGCTTGCTAAGCGAACGTTTCCCGACCCACTGCGCACCGATGATGGGCAGCAACGTATTCTGGTTCGGGCAGCCGATTTTGAGGCTTACAGCCGGCTGGCTTTCGATCTGATCCGAATCAATGCCAAAGGAAACCACGCGGTAATTCTGCGGTTGCTGCGGGCGCTGGCGCTGGTCAGCAACCACACGCGCTCCGATAACCGCAAACCCACCATTCGGAAGCAGGTTTACCTGCTTATGGACTACGCCGATCAGACGCTGGCAACCGACTATGAGAAGCAACTGGTGCGGAACTTGTATAATGAATTAAAGGAAACCTGGCTCTGA
- a CDS encoding tetratricopeptide repeat protein: MKTHITLFLLVGLAGSALAQTPAPDASTLMSLGRFDEAKQLLNRNAQQNPSIQTYFDAGYGYLRAGQPDSARIWFEKGIPMDEKRVPLNETGVAITYLVQNNAANADPKLAEVVKKSKGKNADILFRIGEAYTGYLTPGNGSIKPVYPKAVNPAQAIDYLNRAAERDKKNSAIQLALGDAHYLNKDAGTAVTRYESALELGMDASRVYQRIGDIYWQGRNLNLAVENYKKAIDANPNYAPAYSQLAELYFLVNRYKEAANYIDQYVNVSKDVRQETLLRQAQFHFLAKDYQRTVSLIDSNRTALAQNPIVYRIQGWAYSSLNEPQKAIQNINTFLEKAPGKAMPDDYKYLGRAYLGTESSGSDSLKAISDSLGIANLLKAAPYDTTENLYSDVAKYYYRTKKHPEAVAALDSAAKHGFKADVQDLFRYGMSNYTLGFQRDSAGKLVRDTVRFALADSALALAQKGSPEYAPTVLYRAKANYYAYTPEEAVRNGKAKPYFEQFISMVADKEEERNRYKKDLVLAFKYLISYHELVTKDSAARNEWLQKGLSFFPENKDLAKIAEPATEADTQ; encoded by the coding sequence ATGAAAACGCACATAACCCTATTCCTTCTTGTGGGGCTGGCTGGTTCCGCTCTGGCGCAGACGCCAGCTCCCGATGCCAGTACGCTCATGAGTCTGGGCCGTTTTGACGAAGCCAAGCAGCTTCTAAACCGGAATGCCCAGCAGAACCCTTCTATTCAAACTTATTTCGACGCTGGTTACGGCTATCTCCGTGCCGGCCAGCCTGATTCGGCCCGCATCTGGTTCGAGAAAGGAATACCTATGGACGAAAAGCGGGTGCCGCTGAACGAAACCGGCGTTGCCATTACCTATCTCGTTCAGAATAACGCGGCCAATGCCGATCCTAAGCTGGCGGAAGTTGTCAAGAAAAGTAAAGGCAAAAACGCCGATATTCTGTTTCGCATTGGCGAGGCTTACACCGGATATCTAACCCCCGGCAACGGCTCCATTAAACCCGTGTACCCCAAAGCAGTTAACCCCGCGCAAGCCATCGATTACCTGAACCGGGCGGCCGAGCGGGATAAGAAAAATTCGGCGATTCAACTGGCGCTGGGCGATGCTCATTACCTGAATAAGGACGCGGGCACGGCCGTTACCCGTTATGAGTCGGCTCTGGAACTGGGTATGGATGCCTCCCGGGTATACCAGCGGATCGGCGATATCTACTGGCAGGGACGTAACCTGAATCTGGCCGTTGAAAATTATAAAAAAGCCATCGATGCCAATCCAAATTATGCACCAGCTTATAGCCAGCTGGCCGAATTGTACTTCCTGGTAAACCGCTATAAAGAAGCTGCCAACTACATTGATCAATATGTCAACGTGTCGAAAGATGTTCGGCAGGAGACGCTGCTCCGGCAGGCACAGTTCCACTTCCTGGCTAAGGATTACCAGCGGACTGTAAGTCTGATCGATAGCAACCGGACGGCCCTGGCGCAGAACCCCATCGTGTACCGGATTCAGGGTTGGGCTTACTCGTCGCTGAACGAGCCCCAGAAGGCTATCCAGAACATCAATACGTTCCTGGAGAAAGCGCCCGGTAAGGCCATGCCCGACGATTATAAGTATCTGGGCCGCGCCTACCTGGGTACAGAGTCATCCGGCAGCGATTCGCTGAAAGCCATCAGCGATTCATTGGGAATCGCCAATCTGCTGAAAGCTGCGCCCTACGATACGACCGAGAATCTGTATAGCGACGTCGCCAAATATTACTACCGGACCAAGAAACATCCGGAGGCCGTAGCCGCTCTTGATTCAGCCGCCAAGCACGGTTTCAAAGCCGACGTACAGGATTTGTTCCGCTACGGTATGAGTAACTATACGCTCGGTTTTCAGCGCGATAGTGCCGGTAAGCTGGTGCGCGACACGGTTCGTTTTGCCCTGGCCGATTCGGCACTGGCCCTGGCGCAGAAAGGCTCACCGGAGTATGCGCCCACGGTACTTTACCGGGCGAAGGCAAACTATTACGCTTACACGCCGGAAGAAGCCGTTCGAAACGGTAAGGCCAAGCCCTACTTTGAGCAGTTCATCAGTATGGTAGCCGACAAGGAGGAAGAACGTAATCGCTACAAAAAAGACCTGGTGCTGGCGTTCAAATACCTGATCTCCTACCATGAGCTGGTGACCAAGGATAGCGCTGCCCGTAACGAATGGCTTCAGAAAGGACTGTCTTTCTTCCCCGAGAATAAGGATCTGGCTAAAATTGCCGAGCCCGCCACCGAAGCCGATACGCAATAA
- a CDS encoding coiled-coil domain-containing protein: MENNEQRGNVYLGIVSGLMALFLVGSIYFWQRNQTLTRQNNDAEQRADSLLAVKIRLEGDIRTLQNQIETSTGEKASLDKRLTDLQGLIVSRDRIVRELRQGNLGRTRTIRDLNHNIAGLQTVRDSLENQMVAVNDKISWLTDSNSLLTSQNKELQQNVTALNATLLTMVPRSAVTADAFRVEAEKRNKKETAKAKKVHTLLVSLNVPGELDLNGMQEVYLSLKDENQNNMMPPLRTTTISLADVNEIIPVHAVQNVNFGRSPQRITFSITPSDDIKPGLYRAFVFTKDAYLGSVEFQFRDSFWFF; encoded by the coding sequence ATGGAAAACAATGAACAAAGAGGAAACGTATACCTGGGTATCGTCAGCGGCCTGATGGCCCTGTTTCTGGTCGGGAGTATTTATTTCTGGCAGCGAAACCAGACGCTGACCCGGCAGAATAACGACGCTGAGCAGCGGGCTGACTCGCTGCTGGCGGTCAAAATCCGGCTGGAAGGCGATATCAGGACTTTGCAGAACCAGATTGAAACATCTACGGGTGAGAAGGCTTCCCTCGACAAACGCCTAACCGACCTCCAGGGGCTGATCGTCAGCCGGGACCGCATTGTGCGTGAACTTCGGCAGGGCAACCTGGGTCGGACCCGCACCATCCGGGACCTGAACCATAACATTGCCGGATTGCAGACAGTACGCGATAGCCTGGAAAACCAGATGGTGGCCGTGAATGATAAAATCTCGTGGCTAACGGATTCCAACAGCCTGCTGACCAGCCAGAATAAGGAGCTGCAGCAGAACGTGACCGCCCTTAATGCAACGCTGCTTACAATGGTACCACGCTCGGCCGTAACAGCTGACGCCTTCCGGGTGGAAGCTGAGAAGCGCAATAAGAAAGAAACCGCCAAAGCCAAGAAGGTGCATACCCTACTGGTTTCTCTGAACGTACCGGGCGAACTTGATCTAAACGGTATGCAGGAAGTGTACCTGAGTCTGAAAGACGAGAATCAGAACAATATGATGCCGCCACTCCGGACCACGACTATCTCGCTGGCCGACGTAAACGAGATCATACCGGTTCATGCCGTGCAGAACGTAAACTTCGGGCGTAGTCCGCAACGAATTACGTTCAGCATCACGCCATCCGACGACATCAAGCCTGGTTTGTATCGGGCCTTCGTGTTCACGAAAGATGCTTATCTGGGTTCGGTTGAATTTCAGTTCCGGGACAGCTTCTGGTTTTTTTAA
- a CDS encoding cation:proton antiporter: MDLFTLTTLLLVIAALFAYLNTRLLKLPDAIGVMVLSLLFSLILIALNATIPSWFKLIRESVAQIDFGWLLFDVMLSFLLFAGAFHTDAAQLRVERRSVMLFALVGIMLSTGLVGTGLYYIAGGLGFPLPYMLCLLFGALISPTDPIAVLGILAKFKLPESVKLNIVGESLFNDGVGVVVFASIYRIVVNGADSITGGEIALLFLEEAGGGILFGLALGYAMYWLLRSINHYQTEVIITVAGVMGGYLLAQRLHISGPLAMVVAGLFVGDHARHEAMSRQTEEYVDKFWELIDSILNALLFVLIGLELLLIDFQSAYWVICIASVLLVLTARFIAIWVPFRLARRWLDLDDKAPIMLTWGGLRGGLSIAMALSIPNELPHKDLIVTITYAVVLFSVIGQGLTMERLIRRLYPNN; encoded by the coding sequence ATGGATTTATTTACGCTCACTACACTCCTGCTTGTCATAGCGGCCTTGTTTGCCTACCTGAATACCCGGCTGCTAAAACTCCCCGACGCCATTGGAGTCATGGTGCTGTCACTCCTGTTTTCACTAATACTGATTGCGCTCAATGCAACCATACCTTCCTGGTTCAAGCTGATCCGGGAGTCAGTTGCCCAGATTGATTTCGGCTGGCTGCTGTTCGACGTGATGCTCAGTTTCCTGCTGTTTGCCGGGGCATTCCACACCGATGCGGCCCAGCTACGGGTCGAGCGCCGGTCGGTGATGCTGTTTGCACTAGTGGGCATAATGCTGAGCACGGGGCTGGTGGGCACCGGACTCTACTACATAGCGGGTGGGTTAGGCTTTCCCCTGCCCTATATGCTCTGCCTGTTGTTTGGCGCCTTAATTTCACCCACCGATCCGATTGCCGTGCTGGGAATTCTGGCAAAATTCAAACTGCCCGAAAGCGTAAAGCTCAATATTGTGGGCGAGTCGCTATTCAACGATGGGGTGGGCGTAGTTGTTTTTGCCTCCATTTACCGGATCGTGGTCAACGGAGCCGATAGTATCACAGGAGGAGAGATCGCCCTTCTGTTTCTGGAAGAAGCCGGGGGCGGTATTCTGTTCGGCCTGGCGCTGGGCTACGCTATGTATTGGTTGCTACGCTCGATCAACCACTATCAAACCGAAGTCATCATTACCGTAGCGGGCGTCATGGGCGGTTATCTGCTGGCACAACGACTGCATATATCGGGGCCGCTGGCCATGGTGGTGGCTGGCCTGTTTGTTGGCGACCACGCCCGGCACGAAGCAATGAGCCGCCAGACCGAAGAATACGTCGATAAATTCTGGGAACTGATTGACAGTATCCTCAATGCGCTGCTGTTTGTGCTCATTGGCCTCGAATTATTACTCATTGATTTTCAGTCGGCCTACTGGGTAATCTGTATTGCGTCGGTGTTGCTGGTCCTGACAGCCCGATTTATTGCCATCTGGGTTCCGTTCCGCCTGGCCCGGCGCTGGCTTGACCTCGACGATAAAGCGCCGATCATGCTGACCTGGGGTGGTTTACGGGGTGGGTTGTCCATCGCCATGGCCCTGTCGATTCCGAATGAACTGCCGCATAAAGACCTGATCGTGACGATTACCTACGCTGTGGTCTTGTTCTCGGTTATCGGCCAGGGGCTAACAATGGAGCGCCTTATCCGGCGGCTATATCCGAATAATTGA